The following coding sequences are from one Bradyrhizobium sp. 200 window:
- a CDS encoding xanthine dehydrogenase family protein molybdopterin-binding subunit, whose translation MNLVTNNKWIGQRTIRPDGMDKVTGRAQFAADTTMSGMIWGKVLRSPHPHARIKSIDTSKAEKLPGVKAVVTARDIVDFPIEKGAVMLGIQDMRWMCRNVMARDKALFPGHPIAAVAATTEAIAAEACKLIEVDYEVLPWSIEIDDAIKPDAAILHEFNKFEGKPSNIAGRLEHKKGDISEGFKKADVVIERTFTTRPVHQGYIEPHACLISVAPDGKTTIWSSSQGQFMVRAMTAYLTGIPQSDIRAIPAEIGGGFGGKTIVYLEPLATLLAKKSGRPVKMVMTREEVMRATGPTSGSKSTVKIGATKDGKIVAAHGTFYLQAGAFPGSPIRGAAGCSFTPYDIPNLLSEGFDVCSNRSKVAAYRAPGAPIGAYAVECVLDEVAEALKMDPLDFRLKNAAKEGTKAAHGPVFPRIGYIETVEAAKNSDHYKAPLGKLQGRGVASGFWFNAGGESSAQVNITEDGNVVVTTGHPDIGGSRAGIANICAELLGIDYRRVSVIIGDTQTVGFSNLTGGSRVLFASSMVVTQSTEKIIQTLRERAAKIWEIDPEAVKWENGAAHPVSPNAGQFEPLTLEQLAEKAPAMGGPIGAGVQLNTQGADGGFGTHVCDVEVDVDLGIARVIRYTAVQDVGRAIHPGYVEGQLQGGVAQGIGWALNEEYIYTRDGKVDNPGFLDYRMPVCSDLPMIDCIMVEVPNPKHPQGVKGVGEVPLVPVMAAVANAIYNALGKRFYALPMSPPKVLEVLEAPTQQAAE comes from the coding sequence ATGAACCTCGTTACCAACAACAAGTGGATCGGCCAGCGCACCATTCGCCCTGATGGCATGGACAAGGTCACCGGCCGCGCCCAGTTCGCCGCCGACACCACGATGTCCGGCATGATCTGGGGCAAGGTGTTGCGCAGCCCGCATCCACATGCGCGCATCAAATCGATCGACACCTCGAAGGCGGAGAAGCTGCCAGGCGTAAAAGCCGTCGTCACGGCGCGCGACATCGTCGATTTCCCGATCGAGAAGGGCGCGGTCATGCTGGGCATCCAGGACATGCGCTGGATGTGCCGCAACGTGATGGCGCGCGACAAGGCGCTGTTCCCCGGCCATCCGATCGCCGCCGTGGCCGCGACCACGGAGGCGATCGCAGCCGAGGCCTGCAAGCTGATCGAGGTCGATTACGAAGTGCTGCCGTGGTCGATCGAGATCGACGACGCGATCAAGCCCGACGCAGCGATCCTGCACGAGTTCAACAAGTTCGAGGGCAAGCCCTCCAACATCGCCGGCCGCCTCGAGCACAAGAAGGGCGACATATCAGAAGGCTTCAAGAAGGCCGATGTCGTCATCGAGCGCACCTTCACCACGCGTCCCGTTCACCAGGGCTATATCGAGCCGCATGCGTGCCTGATCTCGGTCGCGCCCGACGGCAAGACCACGATCTGGAGTTCCAGCCAGGGCCAGTTCATGGTGCGCGCGATGACGGCCTATCTCACCGGCATCCCGCAGAGCGACATCCGCGCCATTCCCGCCGAGATCGGCGGCGGCTTTGGCGGCAAGACCATCGTCTATCTCGAACCGCTTGCGACGCTGCTGGCGAAAAAATCCGGCCGTCCGGTGAAGATGGTGATGACGCGCGAGGAAGTGATGCGCGCGACCGGCCCCACGTCAGGCTCGAAGAGCACGGTGAAGATCGGGGCTACGAAAGACGGCAAGATCGTCGCCGCGCACGGCACCTTCTATCTGCAGGCCGGCGCCTTCCCGGGCTCGCCGATCCGCGGCGCCGCGGGCTGCAGCTTCACGCCCTACGATATCCCGAACCTGCTCTCCGAGGGGTTTGACGTCTGCTCCAACCGTTCCAAGGTCGCAGCCTATCGCGCGCCGGGCGCCCCGATCGGCGCCTATGCGGTGGAATGCGTGCTCGACGAAGTCGCCGAAGCACTGAAGATGGATCCGCTCGACTTCCGTCTGAAGAATGCCGCGAAGGAAGGAACGAAAGCCGCGCACGGCCCGGTGTTCCCGCGCATCGGCTATATCGAGACGGTGGAAGCCGCAAAGAATTCCGATCACTACAAGGCCCCGCTCGGGAAGCTTCAGGGCAGGGGCGTGGCGTCCGGCTTCTGGTTCAACGCCGGCGGCGAATCCTCCGCGCAGGTCAACATCACCGAGGACGGCAACGTCGTCGTCACGACAGGGCATCCTGATATTGGCGGTTCGCGCGCGGGCATCGCCAACATCTGCGCCGAGCTTCTTGGCATCGACTACCGCCGCGTCTCCGTCATCATCGGCGACACGCAGACGGTGGGCTTCTCCAACCTCACCGGCGGCAGCCGCGTGCTGTTCGCTTCCTCGATGGTGGTGACGCAGTCAACCGAAAAGATCATCCAGACGCTGCGCGAGCGCGCCGCCAAGATATGGGAGATCGATCCCGAAGCGGTGAAGTGGGAGAACGGCGCGGCGCATCCGGTGAGCCCGAACGCCGGCCAGTTCGAGCCGCTGACGCTGGAACAGCTCGCCGAGAAGGCGCCCGCGATGGGCGGCCCTATTGGGGCCGGCGTGCAGCTCAACACCCAAGGCGCCGACGGCGGTTTCGGCACGCATGTCTGCGACGTCGAGGTCGACGTCGATCTCGGCATCGCGCGCGTCATCCGCTACACCGCCGTGCAGGATGTCGGCCGCGCCATCCACCCCGGCTATGTCGAGGGCCAGCTCCAGGGCGGCGTCGCCCAAGGCATCGGCTGGGCGCTGAACGAGGAATACATCTACACCCGGGACGGCAAGGTCGATAACCCCGGCTTCCTCGATTACCGCATGCCGGTCTGCTCCGACCTGCCGATGATCGACTGCATCATGGTCGAAGTGCCGAACCCGAAACACCCGCAAGGCGTCAAGGGCGTCGGCGAAGTGCCGCTGGTGCCCGTGATGGCGGCGGTCGCGAATGCGATCTACAACGCGCTCGGCAAACGCTTCTACGCGCTGCCGATGTCGCCGCCGAAGGTGCTGGAAGTGCTGGAAGCGCCGACGCAGCAAGCGGCGGAGTAG
- a CDS encoding (2Fe-2S)-binding protein translates to MAKVHVTTTINGEPMEFLCEPSDTMLDALRGTLNLTGSKEGCASGDCGACSITLDDRLVCSCLMLAVESQDHEIRTIEGLANGEQLHPLQQKFLEMAALQCGICTSGMLVASDALLKKNPEPSEEEVRFWLAGNLCRCTGYDKIVRAVMETAAEMRAQ, encoded by the coding sequence ATGGCTAAAGTTCACGTCACCACCACCATCAACGGCGAGCCGATGGAATTCCTCTGCGAGCCATCGGACACCATGCTCGACGCTCTGCGCGGAACCTTGAATCTCACCGGCTCCAAGGAAGGCTGCGCCTCTGGCGATTGCGGTGCCTGTTCGATCACGCTCGACGATCGGCTGGTCTGCTCCTGCCTGATGCTTGCGGTCGAATCGCAGGATCACGAAATCCGCACCATCGAGGGCCTCGCGAATGGCGAGCAACTGCATCCGCTGCAGCAGAAGTTTCTCGAAATGGCCGCACTGCAATGCGGCATCTGCACATCGGGCATGCTGGTCGCCTCCGACGCGCTGCTGAAGAAGAATCCGGAGCCGAGCGAGGAGGAAGTCCGCTTCTGGCTCGCCGGCAACCTCTGCCGGTGCACCGGCTATGACAAGATCGTCCGCGCGGTGATGGAAACCGCTGCCGAAATGCGCGCGCAATAA
- a CDS encoding xanthine dehydrogenase family protein subunit M — MTELRYLAPDTLDEAIGAFAKAGSAARILAGGTDLLVQMRSGVLKPGVIVDIKKIPEMTAIEQMADGGFRIGAAVSGMALAEHKSFGKVWPGVLEAVNLIGSKQVQGRASAGGNLCNGSPAGDSVPAMVAAGAIVTVQGPNGRRELKVEDVPAGPGRTNLKPGEILVSFTLPPRPPGSSDAYLRMIPRTEMDIAVVGVGVSLTIKDGTVTSARVGLGAVAPTVLLVEDAAKALIGSKLDDAALAKAAAACSAACRPIDDKRGTIAYRTRVAGVLLKRTAAIAAERAKGK; from the coding sequence ATGACGGAACTCCGATATCTGGCGCCTGATACGCTTGATGAAGCGATCGGCGCATTTGCGAAAGCCGGCAGCGCCGCGCGCATCCTGGCCGGCGGAACTGATCTTCTGGTGCAGATGCGATCCGGCGTGCTCAAGCCCGGCGTGATCGTCGACATCAAGAAGATTCCAGAGATGACCGCAATCGAGCAGATGGCCGACGGCGGCTTTCGCATCGGCGCCGCCGTCTCCGGCATGGCGCTCGCGGAACACAAGAGTTTCGGCAAGGTCTGGCCCGGTGTGCTGGAAGCGGTCAACCTGATCGGTTCCAAGCAGGTGCAGGGCCGCGCCTCCGCCGGCGGCAATCTCTGCAACGGCTCGCCCGCCGGCGACAGCGTGCCCGCGATGGTCGCCGCCGGCGCCATCGTCACCGTGCAGGGCCCGAACGGCCGCCGCGAGCTCAAGGTGGAAGACGTTCCCGCCGGTCCCGGCCGCACTAACTTAAAGCCCGGAGAGATACTGGTGAGCTTCACGCTGCCGCCGCGTCCGCCCGGCTCCAGTGACGCTTATCTGCGCATGATCCCGCGCACCGAAATGGACATCGCGGTGGTCGGCGTCGGCGTCAGCCTGACGATCAAGGACGGCACCGTCACATCAGCCCGCGTCGGCCTCGGCGCCGTAGCACCCACAGTGCTGCTGGTTGAAGACGCCGCCAAGGCGCTGATCGGTTCAAAGCTCGACGATGCGGCGCTGGCGAAAGCCGCTGCTGCCTGTTCCGCCGCCTGCCGCCCGATCGACGACAAGCGCGGCACCATCGCCTATCGCACCAGGGTGGCCGGCGTGCTGCTCAAGCGCACCGCCGCGATCGCCGCTGAACGCGCTAAAGGGAAATAA
- a CDS encoding lytic murein transglycosylase — protein MPHLRLLLAAAASLSLSSLAIAQPAPAPGPRPAPARPAAARPTVAPVPGQQPPATAPRSPRAAACHNGMSFDRFLADLKQQAVAEGVSQRALAEAAPYLTYDQSIVNRDRGQRVFGQVFTEFARNRASDGAAKNAQARVRMHAAAFNRAEKEYGVPPAVIAAFWGLESSFGAELGKLHTLPSLVSLAYDCRRSEMFQKETIAALKIIDRGDLSPSEMIGSWAGELGQTQFLPTHYFNYAVDYDGDGHRNMLRSVPDVIGSTANYIANGLKWRRGEPWLQEVRPPPNFPWDQADLTIKLPRAKFAQLGVTYPDGRPLPNDDMPASLLLPMGRTGPAFLAYANFAAYTEWNNSLIYSTTAGYLATRIAGAPPMRQPSVPVAQLPLNELKELQQHLVRAGFNVGKVDGVMGQLSRTAVKTMQIKYGLPADSWPTAELLARMRGPGVQAQPAGMVMPAAR, from the coding sequence ATGCCGCATCTCAGACTCCTGCTTGCTGCTGCGGCGTCCTTGTCCCTTTCATCCCTCGCCATCGCCCAACCGGCCCCCGCTCCGGGTCCGCGCCCAGCGCCGGCCCGGCCAGCCGCGGCGAGACCGACTGTCGCACCGGTGCCGGGGCAGCAGCCGCCCGCTACCGCTCCGCGCTCGCCGCGCGCCGCGGCCTGTCACAACGGCATGTCGTTCGACCGTTTCCTCGCCGACCTCAAGCAGCAGGCCGTGGCGGAAGGCGTCTCGCAGCGCGCGCTGGCCGAGGCCGCGCCCTACCTCACCTACGACCAGAGCATCGTCAACCGCGACCGCGGCCAGCGCGTATTCGGCCAGGTGTTCACCGAATTCGCACGAAACAGGGCGTCCGATGGCGCGGCAAAAAATGCGCAGGCGCGAGTCCGGATGCATGCGGCAGCGTTCAACCGCGCCGAGAAGGAATATGGCGTGCCGCCCGCGGTGATCGCCGCGTTCTGGGGGCTGGAGAGCAGTTTTGGCGCCGAGTTGGGCAAGCTGCACACGCTGCCGTCGCTGGTGTCGCTGGCCTATGACTGCCGCCGCTCGGAGATGTTCCAGAAGGAGACCATCGCCGCGCTGAAGATCATCGACCGCGGTGATCTCTCACCATCCGAGATGATCGGCTCATGGGCCGGCGAACTCGGCCAGACGCAATTTTTGCCGACGCACTACTTCAACTATGCGGTGGACTATGACGGCGACGGCCACCGCAACATGCTGCGCAGCGTGCCCGACGTGATCGGCTCGACCGCGAACTACATCGCCAACGGATTGAAGTGGCGGCGCGGCGAACCGTGGCTGCAGGAAGTCCGCCCGCCGCCAAATTTCCCGTGGGACCAGGCCGACCTCACCATCAAACTGCCGCGCGCAAAATTCGCGCAGCTCGGCGTCACCTATCCCGACGGCCGGCCGCTGCCGAACGACGACATGCCGGCCTCGCTGCTGCTGCCGATGGGCCGCACCGGGCCAGCGTTCCTGGCCTACGCGAATTTCGCCGCCTACACCGAGTGGAACAATTCGCTGATCTATTCGACCACCGCCGGCTATCTCGCCACGCGTATCGCCGGCGCGCCGCCGATGCGGCAGCCATCCGTGCCGGTCGCGCAACTGCCGCTCAATGAACTGAAGGAGTTGCAGCAGCACCTGGTGCGCGCGGGCTTCAATGTCGGCAAGGTCGACGGCGTGATGGGACAGTTGAGCCGCACCGCGGTGAAGACGATGCAGATCAAATACGGTCTGCCGGCGGATTCCTGGCCGACGGCGGAATTGCTGGCCCGGATGCGCGGACCCGGCGTGCAGGCGCAGCCCGCCGGCATGGTGATGCCGGCGGCGCGGTAG
- a CDS encoding substrate-binding domain-containing protein yields MRQIKIIAAAAFALTATAAFADDLKIALIHGKTGPLEAYAKQTETGLRMGLEYATKGTMMLDGRKIVIITKDDQSKPDLSKAALAEAYQDDKVDIAIGTTSSAAALADLPVAEENKKILIVEPAVADQITGEKWNKYIFRTGRNSSQDAISNAVAIGKPGVTVATLAQDYAFGRDGVAAFKEALAKTGATLATEEYVPTSTTDFTAAGQRLFDALKDKPGRKIIWVIWAGGGDPLTKLQDMDPKRYGIELSTGGNILPALTAYKRLPGMEGATYYYYDIPKNPVNDWLVAEHQKRFNAPPDFFTAGGFAAAMAVVTAVTKAKSTDTEKLIAVMEGMEFDTPKGKMVFRKEDHQALQSMYHFKVKVDPNVAWAVNEPIREIKIEDMNIPIRNKR; encoded by the coding sequence GTGCGTCAAATTAAGATTATTGCTGCCGCGGCTTTTGCGCTGACCGCCACCGCCGCTTTTGCGGACGATTTGAAGATTGCCTTGATTCACGGCAAGACCGGACCGCTGGAAGCCTACGCCAAACAGACCGAAACCGGCCTGCGCATGGGCCTCGAATACGCCACCAAGGGCACCATGATGCTCGATGGCCGCAAGATCGTAATCATTACCAAGGACGACCAGAGCAAGCCGGATCTCTCCAAGGCTGCGCTCGCCGAAGCGTATCAGGACGACAAGGTCGACATTGCGATCGGCACGACGTCGTCGGCTGCAGCGTTGGCGGATTTACCGGTGGCCGAGGAAAACAAGAAGATCCTGATCGTCGAGCCAGCAGTCGCAGACCAGATTACCGGCGAGAAGTGGAACAAGTACATCTTCCGCACCGGGCGCAATTCCTCGCAGGACGCGATCTCGAATGCGGTGGCGATCGGCAAGCCCGGTGTCACGGTCGCGACGCTGGCGCAGGACTATGCGTTCGGCCGCGACGGCGTCGCCGCCTTCAAGGAAGCGCTGGCGAAAACCGGTGCAACGCTTGCGACCGAGGAATACGTCCCGACCTCCACGACCGATTTCACCGCGGCCGGCCAGCGCCTGTTCGACGCGCTGAAGGACAAGCCGGGGCGCAAGATCATCTGGGTGATCTGGGCCGGCGGCGGCGATCCCCTCACCAAGCTGCAGGACATGGACCCGAAGCGCTATGGCATCGAACTCTCGACCGGCGGCAACATCCTGCCCGCGCTGACCGCTTACAAGCGCTTGCCCGGCATGGAAGGCGCGACCTACTATTATTACGACATTCCGAAAAACCCGGTGAACGACTGGCTGGTCGCCGAACACCAAAAGCGCTTCAACGCGCCGCCGGATTTCTTCACCGCCGGCGGTTTCGCCGCGGCGATGGCCGTGGTCACGGCCGTCACCAAGGCCAAGTCCACCGACACGGAAAAGCTGATCGCGGTCATGGAAGGCATGGAGTTCGACACGCCCAAGGGCAAGATGGTGTTCCGCAAAGAGGACCATCAGGCGCTGCAGAGCATGTATCACTTCAAGGTCAAGGTCGATCCGAACGTCGCCTGGGCGGTCAACGAACCGATCCGCGAGATCAAGATCGAGGACATGAACATTCCAATTCGCAACAAGCGGTAA
- a CDS encoding ABC transporter ATP-binding protein encodes MTLSLETHDLTIRFGGHVAVDHVSCTFRPGELTAIVGPNGAGKTTYFNLISGQLRATEGRILFSGADITQLSAPLRTRAGLGRAFQLTNLFPNLSVEENVRLAVQSASGVHYDMLRPWTIRRDLIARADAILDSVALGGRRNVAATVLSHGDQRKLEVALMMALEPKVFMFDEPTAGMSVDEVPVVLNLIAQLKQDTSKIILLVEHKMDVVRSLADRIIVLHNGRLVADGKPADVIASPIVQEAYLGIAPGKSAA; translated from the coding sequence ATGACCCTTTCCCTCGAAACCCACGACCTGACCATCCGCTTCGGCGGTCACGTCGCCGTCGACCACGTCAGTTGCACGTTTCGTCCCGGCGAACTGACCGCCATCGTCGGCCCCAACGGCGCCGGCAAGACGACCTATTTCAACCTGATCTCCGGTCAGTTGCGTGCCACCGAGGGCCGCATCCTGTTCTCCGGCGCCGATATCACGCAGCTTTCCGCGCCGCTTCGCACCCGGGCTGGCCTCGGCCGCGCATTCCAGCTCACCAACCTGTTTCCGAACCTGAGCGTGGAGGAAAATGTCCGCCTCGCCGTCCAGTCCGCAAGTGGCGTGCATTACGACATGCTGCGGCCGTGGACGATCCGGCGCGATTTGATCGCCCGCGCCGACGCGATCCTCGACAGCGTCGCGCTCGGTGGCCGCCGGAATGTCGCCGCCACCGTGCTATCCCATGGCGACCAGCGCAAGCTCGAGGTCGCCCTGATGATGGCGCTGGAGCCTAAGGTGTTCATGTTCGACGAGCCGACCGCCGGCATGAGCGTCGACGAAGTGCCCGTCGTCCTCAATCTGATCGCGCAGTTGAAGCAGGACACCAGCAAGATCATTCTGCTGGTCGAGCACAAGATGGACGTGGTGCGCTCGCTCGCCGACCGCATCATCGTCCTGCACAATGGCAGGCTGGTCGCCGACGGGAAACCGGCTGATGTGATCGCCTCGCCGATCGTGCAGGAGGCCTATCTCGGCATCGCCCCCGGAAAGAGCGCGGCATGA
- a CDS encoding ABC transporter ATP-binding protein, with product MTDLLTLTGVNTHIGRYHILHGVDFGVPEGQTTMLLGRNGAGKTTTLRTIMGLWPASSGQITLAGQRIEANATPDIARLGIGYVPESMAVFSDLTVKENLVLAARDGPLDDSRLEWIFGFFPALRRFWLSRAGSLSGGQKQMLSIARAIVEPRKLLLIDEPTKGLAPAIVVALIECFAEIKRRGATILLVEQNFRVAQEIGDAVLVMDNGKIVHRGDMAKLANDSAAQERLLGLSLEAHQ from the coding sequence ATGACCGATCTCCTGACCCTTACAGGCGTCAATACCCATATCGGGCGCTATCACATCCTGCATGGCGTCGATTTCGGCGTGCCTGAAGGGCAGACCACGATGCTGCTGGGCCGCAACGGCGCCGGCAAGACCACGACATTGCGCACCATCATGGGGCTGTGGCCGGCATCGTCGGGCCAGATTACGCTTGCCGGACAGCGCATCGAAGCGAACGCGACCCCGGATATTGCGCGCCTCGGCATCGGCTACGTGCCCGAAAGCATGGCTGTGTTCTCCGATCTCACGGTGAAGGAAAACCTGGTGCTGGCCGCCCGCGACGGCCCGCTCGACGATTCGCGGCTCGAATGGATTTTCGGATTCTTTCCGGCGCTGCGGCGCTTCTGGCTGTCGCGCGCCGGCTCGCTGTCCGGCGGGCAGAAACAGATGCTGTCGATCGCCCGCGCCATCGTCGAACCGCGCAAGCTCCTTTTGATCGACGAGCCGACCAAGGGCCTCGCGCCCGCGATCGTGGTGGCGCTGATCGAGTGCTTTGCCGAGATCAAGCGCCGCGGCGCAACCATTCTTCTGGTCGAACAGAACTTCCGCGTTGCGCAAGAGATCGGCGACGCCGTGCTGGTGATGGACAATGGCAAGATCGTCCATCGCGGCGACATGGCGAAATTGGCAAACGACAGCGCGGCGCAGGAACGCCTGCTGGGATTGAGCCTGGAGGCCCATCAGTGA
- a CDS encoding branched-chain amino acid ABC transporter permease, giving the protein MTDLAAADPLPKPKRDFLPALLPVILALAMLPLIGSGSSWVTLTVASLAMGMMIFIMASGLTLVFGLMDVLNFGHGAFIAVGAYVATLVLLPLAGWVQADSLLVNLAVLAPAALLAMAVSGALGLVFERVLILPVYGQHLKQILMTTGGLIVAEQALYALWGPQIIPLPLPSSLRGSFIIGDVAIAKYRLLAMLVGLVVFLAIQLVLNRTKIGLLIRAGVENREMVEALGYRIRQLFLGVFMVGSALAGFGGIMWALYREQVHASMGNDLTVLIFIVVIIGGLGSIGGCFIGALLVAMVANYGGFLVPKLALVSNILLMVAVLMWRPRGLYAVTSR; this is encoded by the coding sequence GTGACCGATCTCGCTGCCGCCGACCCGTTGCCGAAACCGAAGCGGGATTTTTTGCCCGCGCTGCTGCCGGTCATCCTGGCACTGGCGATGTTGCCCCTGATCGGATCGGGAAGTTCCTGGGTGACGCTCACGGTTGCGAGCCTCGCCATGGGCATGATGATCTTCATCATGGCGTCCGGGCTGACGCTGGTGTTCGGCCTGATGGATGTGCTCAATTTCGGCCACGGCGCCTTCATCGCGGTCGGCGCCTATGTCGCAACGCTGGTGCTGCTGCCGCTGGCGGGCTGGGTGCAGGCGGATTCGCTGCTCGTCAATCTGGCGGTGCTGGCGCCGGCGGCCTTGCTGGCGATGGCGGTATCCGGCGCGCTCGGCCTCGTCTTCGAGCGTGTGCTGATCCTTCCGGTCTACGGGCAGCACCTCAAGCAGATCCTGATGACGACGGGCGGGCTGATCGTCGCCGAGCAGGCGCTGTACGCCTTGTGGGGACCGCAGATCATACCGTTGCCGCTCCCGTCATCGCTGCGCGGCTCGTTCATCATCGGCGATGTCGCGATCGCGAAATACCGCCTGCTGGCGATGCTGGTCGGTCTCGTCGTGTTTCTCGCCATTCAGTTGGTGTTGAACCGGACCAAGATCGGTCTCTTGATCCGCGCGGGCGTCGAGAACCGCGAGATGGTCGAGGCACTCGGCTACCGCATTCGCCAACTGTTTCTCGGCGTGTTCATGGTGGGCTCCGCGCTCGCAGGCTTCGGCGGAATCATGTGGGCGCTCTATCGCGAGCAGGTTCATGCCTCGATGGGCAACGATCTCACGGTGCTGATTTTCATCGTGGTGATCATCGGCGGCCTCGGCTCGATCGGCGGCTGCTTCATCGGCGCGCTGCTCGTCGCCATGGTCGCGAATTACGGCGGCTTCCTGGTTCCGAAACTGGCGCTGGTTTCCAACATCCTGCTGATGGTCGCTGTCCTGATGTGGCGGCCGCGCGGGCTTTACGCGGTGACAAGCCGATGA
- a CDS encoding branched-chain amino acid ABC transporter permease: protein MMILSGDPPRSRVLAVLLVVIVATLALAPVLFPGAKAMNVATKICIFAALVASYDLLLGYTGSVSFAHTMFYGIGSYSIAIALYSMGPNWAAVATGVAAGLPLAILLALAIGLFSLRVAAIFFAMITLAVASAFQVLASQLSWLTGGEDGRSFQLPELLRPGTVLIPKSVLGFDFNGRTLTYYLVFAGCAAMILALLRVVNSPFGRVLQAIRENRFRAEALGFRTVFHLTYANCLAAVVAASAGMLNALWLRYAGPDTSLSFSIMLDILLMVVIGGMGTMYGAIVGAAIFILAQNYLQALMNVASEAAANAGLPLLPGLLHPDRWLLWLGLLFIASVYFFPTGIVGRLRAGALK from the coding sequence ATGATGATCCTGTCAGGCGACCCGCCGCGCAGCCGCGTCCTTGCCGTCCTGCTCGTCGTCATCGTTGCGACGCTGGCGCTGGCGCCGGTTCTCTTTCCCGGCGCCAAGGCGATGAACGTCGCGACAAAAATCTGCATCTTCGCGGCGCTGGTGGCGTCCTACGACCTGCTGCTCGGCTACACCGGCTCGGTGTCGTTCGCGCACACCATGTTCTACGGCATCGGCAGCTATTCGATCGCGATCGCGCTCTACTCCATGGGCCCAAACTGGGCCGCGGTCGCGACCGGCGTCGCCGCTGGCCTGCCGCTCGCGATCCTGCTCGCGCTCGCCATCGGCCTGTTCTCGCTGCGGGTCGCGGCGATCTTCTTTGCCATGATCACGCTGGCGGTGGCCTCCGCCTTCCAGGTGCTGGCCTCGCAACTGTCGTGGCTCACTGGCGGCGAGGACGGCCGCAGCTTCCAATTGCCGGAATTGCTGCGGCCCGGCACGGTGTTGATCCCGAAGAGCGTGCTCGGCTTCGACTTCAACGGCCGCACGCTGACCTATTATCTGGTGTTTGCCGGCTGCGCCGCAATGATCCTGGCGCTGCTGCGGGTGGTGAACTCACCGTTCGGCCGCGTGCTGCAGGCGATCCGCGAGAACCGCTTCCGCGCCGAAGCGCTGGGTTTCCGCACCGTGTTTCACTTGACCTACGCCAACTGCCTCGCCGCCGTCGTCGCCGCCAGCGCCGGCATGCTGAACGCGCTGTGGCTGCGGTATGCCGGCCCGGATACCTCGCTGAGTTTCTCGATCATGCTGGACATCCTGCTGATGGTGGTGATCGGCGGCATGGGCACGATGTACGGCGCGATCGTCGGCGCCGCCATCTTCATCCTGGCACAGAACTATCTTCAGGCGCTTATGAACGTGGCATCGGAGGCCGCCGCCAATGCGGGGCTGCCGCTGCTGCCGGGGCTGCTGCACCCGGACCGCTGGCTGTTGTGGTTGGGCCTGCTGTTTATCGCCAGCGTGTATTTCTTCCCGACCGGAATCGTCGGCCGGTTGCGCGCGGGCGCGCTCAAGTAA
- a CDS encoding DUF1993 domain-containing protein has protein sequence MSFHDLTVPAFLQILGSLSGLLTKAEAHCKAKNIQPEVLLNARLYPDMYPLTRQIQTACDFVMKTCARLTGSEVPSTPDTEKSFEELRQRIAKATDYVKSFKPAQFDGGETREVTFPIGPSNSMTMKGQQYLVNFAFPNFYFHAATAHGILRHNGVEIGKRDFLGVR, from the coding sequence ATGTCTTTCCACGACTTAACCGTGCCCGCTTTCCTGCAGATTCTCGGCAGCCTTTCCGGCCTGCTCACCAAGGCGGAAGCGCATTGCAAGGCGAAGAACATCCAGCCCGAAGTGCTGCTCAATGCGCGGCTCTATCCGGACATGTATCCGCTGACGCGCCAGATCCAGACGGCCTGCGATTTCGTCATGAAAACCTGCGCGCGCCTCACCGGCAGCGAGGTGCCGTCCACGCCCGACACCGAAAAGAGTTTTGAGGAGCTGCGGCAGCGGATCGCGAAAGCGACCGACTATGTGAAGTCGTTCAAGCCGGCGCAGTTCGACGGCGGCGAGACGCGCGAGGTGACCTTCCCGATCGGCCCGAGCAACTCCATGACGATGAAGGGCCAGCAATATCTCGTCAATTTTGCGTTTCCGAATTTCTACTTCCACGCCGCCACAGCGCACGGCATTTTGCGCCACAACGGCGTGGAGATCGGCAAGCGGGATTTCCTCGGCGTGAGGTAA